One Obesumbacterium proteus DNA window includes the following coding sequences:
- a CDS encoding type I secretion system permease/ATPase produces MAAEQHSGADKWILAMVRAAGRFGLPCDIPALRQQMRWFENLPLQRRLERIGALLGLQITIRPKNSVSWRNEVMPVMAQLEDGSVLILENLDAEKHVSYWLSDCGDMVREEALDALLGRIQPDVVLLGIAARGHDSRIDDFVQPYKKHWFWHHFKHAGRKLSEISMASVLGNVLALAGILFSMQVYDRVIPAQSYPTLWVLFVGVLFAAFLEYFIRLSRTHISDLMGKHIDLKVSSMFFARALAIKNDARPKSTGSFISQLREIDQVRELLTSTTVGAAMDMPFVLLFLVIMAMVGGPLVAIPLIAIPLIVIPGILIQWPLAKLAKEGMRESAIRNAVLVESIEGVEDIKALQAEPYFQRQWEQTHHVSAAIGMKQRVWGARLSGWASTVQQVTYAGMLVLGTYLVLAGDITTGTMVACSLLSSRTIAPLMQLTMVFSRWQHAKSAMTGLNDLLKKPLDRDPEHKMAHCPALAGHYQLDNLQYSYDIEKGEQALYIPELEIKPGERVALIGKVGAGKSTLLKLLSGQAEASKGKLIIDGVDMAHIDPVDVRRQIGLLSQDSRLFFGTLRQNLMLGHPHATDQELIQALRISGALSMVQKDAASLDRMINEGGRGLSGGQRQMVMLSRMIVRNPQVVLLDEPTASMDEQLESYVIRQLQSWMAGRTLILVTHRPALLSLVDRIIVMDGGKVVADGSRDEILGQTQRNSNVTSVVA; encoded by the coding sequence ATGGCAGCAGAGCAACATTCAGGCGCCGATAAATGGATTTTAGCGATGGTGCGCGCCGCAGGGCGCTTTGGACTTCCCTGCGATATTCCAGCGCTGCGTCAGCAGATGCGCTGGTTTGAAAATCTTCCGCTACAGCGCCGCTTAGAGCGGATAGGTGCGTTACTGGGTTTACAAATAACCATTCGACCGAAAAACAGCGTGAGCTGGCGCAATGAAGTGATGCCGGTGATGGCGCAGCTAGAAGACGGTTCGGTGTTGATCTTGGAAAACCTTGACGCTGAAAAGCACGTCAGCTACTGGCTAAGCGACTGCGGCGATATGGTGCGGGAAGAGGCGCTCGATGCTCTGCTCGGCCGCATTCAGCCAGACGTGGTGCTGCTCGGCATCGCCGCGCGTGGGCATGATTCACGCATCGATGATTTTGTGCAGCCGTATAAAAAGCATTGGTTTTGGCATCACTTTAAGCATGCAGGCCGCAAGCTTTCAGAGATCTCCATGGCTTCGGTGCTGGGCAACGTTTTGGCGCTGGCTGGGATTTTGTTTTCCATGCAGGTGTATGACCGCGTGATCCCTGCGCAGTCATATCCCACGCTGTGGGTGCTGTTTGTGGGCGTTTTGTTTGCCGCATTTTTAGAGTATTTCATCCGCCTGTCGCGAACGCATATTTCTGATTTGATGGGTAAGCATATTGATCTCAAAGTCTCGTCGATGTTCTTTGCCCGTGCGCTGGCGATTAAAAACGATGCGCGGCCAAAATCGACCGGCTCTTTTATTTCTCAACTGCGTGAAATCGATCAGGTACGCGAACTGCTGACTTCCACCACGGTGGGCGCGGCCATGGACATGCCGTTTGTGCTGCTGTTTTTGGTGATTATGGCGATGGTGGGGGGGCCGCTGGTGGCGATCCCGCTGATAGCCATTCCGCTGATTGTGATCCCCGGCATTCTGATCCAGTGGCCGTTGGCGAAGCTTGCCAAAGAAGGGATGCGTGAAAGCGCGATTCGTAATGCGGTGCTGGTGGAGTCGATTGAAGGCGTTGAGGATATCAAGGCGCTACAGGCTGAACCCTATTTCCAGCGCCAGTGGGAGCAAACGCATCACGTGAGCGCCGCTATCGGGATGAAACAACGTGTATGGGGTGCGCGCTTAAGCGGGTGGGCATCGACCGTGCAACAGGTGACCTATGCGGGCATGTTGGTGTTGGGGACCTATTTGGTCTTAGCGGGCGATATTACCACCGGCACCATGGTGGCCTGTAGCCTGCTGTCGTCGCGCACGATTGCGCCTTTGATGCAGCTCACCATGGTGTTTTCACGCTGGCAACATGCCAAGAGCGCGATGACCGGTTTGAACGATTTGTTGAAGAAACCGCTCGACCGCGATCCCGAGCATAAAATGGCGCACTGTCCGGCACTGGCGGGGCATTACCAGCTCGATAATCTGCAATACAGCTACGATATCGAAAAAGGCGAACAGGCGCTGTATATCCCAGAGCTGGAAATTAAGCCGGGTGAACGCGTGGCGCTGATTGGCAAAGTGGGCGCAGGTAAATCGACCTTGCTGAAACTGTTGTCCGGCCAAGCCGAAGCCAGCAAAGGCAAGCTGATTATCGACGGCGTGGATATGGCGCATATCGATCCGGTTGACGTGCGGCGTCAGATTGGGCTGCTTTCGCAGGATTCACGGCTGTTTTTTGGCACTCTGCGCCAAAACCTGATGCTCGGCCATCCACATGCGACGGATCAGGAGCTGATCCAAGCGCTGCGGATCAGCGGTGCACTGAGCATGGTGCAAAAAGATGCCGCCAGCCTTGACCGCATGATCAACGAAGGCGGGCGTGGTTTGTCCGGTGGTCAGCGGCAAATGGTCATGCTGAGCCGCATGATTGTACGTAATCCGCAGGTGGTGCTGCTGGACGAGCCGACCGCCTCGATGGATGAACAGCTCGAAAGCTATGTGATAAGGCAGCTACAAAGCTGGATGGCGGGGCGAACCTTGATTTTGGTGACGCATCGCCCGGCGCTGCTGTCTTTGGTTGACCGAATTATTGTGATGGACGGCGGAAAAGTGGTTGCTGATGGTTCGCGGGATGAAATTCTCGGCCAAACGCAGCGTAATAGTAACGTGACGTCGGTTGTGGCCTAA
- a CDS encoding TolC family outer membrane protein — protein sequence MNKRIKKWPVTVWMCCGLGCFAVLPVWAKTTTTNYQWQSAPAEQAQDELTIKEAILRAFGRHPQIAQASAQIHVGEANLTVAKSAWYPQVSLQSAAGRSHQTDSSGSLNSNASTGVTLNQLLYDFGKTSGSIDEQHNLGAAYDYQLYTVLNNVGQQTVQAYLQVKRYQELMAAAKRNLASLESVKEMSKLRADAGLSSQSDVLQAETRIAGMNATYEQYRAQERSAQANLTVLTGVVSENLPDLPKDLLDQKVTIKDLPYEQNSAVRSAQAKQLAAEQRVRQAEAQHWPTISVQAGRTRYENSDSSYWDDRVQLVVQAPIYQGGATSAKVDAAEGDRQAALAEVEASKLDINQKASVAYADLIGAQQRQEAGEEQFSSAENTRSVYQDEYKLSKRSLNDLLSVEQDVLQADSAAIVARYDVWDAAVRYAGAVDNLLDMLNISRPKVTGDTLPAL from the coding sequence ATGAATAAGCGCATAAAAAAATGGCCGGTAACGGTCTGGATGTGTTGTGGTTTGGGCTGTTTTGCTGTGTTACCGGTATGGGCAAAAACCACCACAACCAACTATCAGTGGCAATCCGCGCCTGCTGAACAGGCACAAGATGAGCTCACGATTAAAGAAGCTATCCTGCGAGCATTTGGTCGTCATCCGCAAATTGCTCAGGCATCGGCACAGATCCACGTCGGGGAAGCCAACCTCACCGTGGCAAAAAGCGCTTGGTATCCTCAGGTATCGCTGCAAAGCGCGGCGGGGCGTTCGCATCAAACGGATTCCTCCGGCTCGCTCAACAGCAATGCGTCTACGGGCGTGACGTTAAACCAACTGCTGTATGACTTTGGTAAAACCAGCGGCAGCATTGATGAGCAACATAATCTGGGCGCGGCTTATGATTATCAGCTCTATACGGTGCTCAATAACGTCGGTCAACAAACGGTTCAGGCGTATTTACAGGTAAAGCGCTATCAAGAGCTGATGGCGGCGGCAAAGCGCAATTTGGCCTCGCTGGAATCGGTGAAAGAGATGTCAAAGCTGCGCGCAGATGCTGGGCTTAGCTCTCAGTCTGATGTGTTACAAGCAGAAACCCGCATCGCGGGCATGAATGCCACCTACGAACAATATCGCGCACAGGAACGCTCCGCTCAGGCCAACCTAACGGTGCTGACCGGCGTGGTATCTGAAAACCTTCCCGACCTCCCCAAAGACCTGCTCGATCAAAAGGTCACCATCAAAGACCTTCCTTATGAACAGAACAGCGCGGTGCGTAGCGCTCAGGCTAAGCAATTAGCCGCTGAGCAGCGCGTGCGGCAGGCGGAGGCGCAGCATTGGCCGACGATTTCTGTGCAGGCAGGACGAACCCGTTATGAAAATAGCGACAGCTCTTATTGGGACGATCGGGTGCAGTTAGTGGTGCAAGCGCCAATCTATCAGGGAGGCGCAACCAGCGCCAAGGTGGATGCGGCAGAGGGCGATCGCCAAGCGGCACTGGCAGAAGTTGAAGCCAGCAAGCTGGATATTAACCAAAAAGCTTCCGTGGCCTATGCCGATTTGATTGGCGCACAGCAGCGCCAAGAGGCGGGCGAAGAACAGTTTAGCTCGGCGGAAAATACGCGCAGCGTGTATCAGGATGAATACAAACTCAGCAAACGTAGCCTGAACGATCTGCTCAGCGTTGAGCAAGACGTATTGCAGGCCGATAGCGCGGCGATAGTGGCTCGCTATGACGTTTGGGATGCGGCGGTTCGCTATGCGGGCGCCGTAGATAACTTATTAGATATGCTGAATATTTCTCGGCCAAAGGTCACGGGTGACACCCTGCCGGCATTATAA